Proteins co-encoded in one Victivallis lenta genomic window:
- a CDS encoding V-type ATP synthase subunit E family protein, which yields MAEKLQSLLDKINEKGVKEAEATAAGIIAEAKKEAEAIRAKAKADAEAAVRQAEEQAEGIEKRAEAAVRQAARDIILELRQELEKRMTRAVSAAADQALTPEFMASLIKEFAAKFATDPNGRITVLTAVKDVPALDKAMKASLAAGFRNAPQVFGDSGIKGGFEVSFKDGEVYFDFTSEAVTELVADYIGPRLASILKGE from the coding sequence ATGGCGGAAAAACTCCAGAGTCTGCTCGATAAAATCAATGAAAAAGGCGTGAAGGAGGCGGAAGCAACTGCCGCCGGGATTATCGCCGAAGCGAAAAAAGAGGCCGAAGCGATCCGGGCGAAGGCGAAGGCCGACGCCGAGGCGGCGGTCAGGCAGGCCGAAGAACAGGCCGAAGGCATCGAAAAACGGGCCGAGGCGGCAGTCCGCCAGGCCGCGCGCGACATCATCCTCGAGCTCCGGCAGGAGCTTGAAAAACGTATGACCCGCGCCGTCTCCGCCGCCGCCGACCAGGCGCTGACTCCCGAATTCATGGCTTCCCTCATCAAGGAGTTCGCTGCGAAATTCGCAACCGATCCGAACGGCCGGATCACCGTTCTTACCGCCGTCAAGGACGTTCCGGCACTCGACAAGGCCATGAAAGCCTCTCTGGCCGCCGGATTCCGGAATGCGCCGCAGGTGTTCGGCGACTCCGGGATCAAGGGCGGTTTCGAGGTCAGTTTCAAGGACGGCGAAGTTTATTTCGATTTCACCAGCGAAGCGGTGACCGAGCTTGTCGCGGACTACATCGGCCCCCGGCTGGCGTCGATCCTGAAGGGCGAATAA